A window of the Butyricimonas virosa genome harbors these coding sequences:
- a CDS encoding RagB/SusD family nutrient uptake outer membrane protein, producing the protein MRKYFISVIIIVALSFMACGDYLDQVPEKDVETFESIFERRASADIWLTQATEFMAGVSFSGFGSNAGVVGADEFVTGNYIRDNNTAKLFNIADGLQMSQDPLGNIWTTTYYSIRMLNTFISNIDNVYDLTAAEKRNWKAEAIAVKAFYYFELVRRYGPIVLVPKNIDVNADLAEMQIPRSHVDTCFNEIVRLLDEAIPDLLYGKERLISHKLFLSKEGAMALKARVLLYQASPLFNGNEYYVNFKGKKGESLFSAEYDPEKWKRAAEAADAAVEMCESQGYKLKTGEGNKATKLLNQMRDIEMSIWEPNYEGEEAIFLTGNANIMNSYVMFTLPLFPEGHSDRYALLTGCVAPSMKMVEMFYTKNGLPLNVDKEWDYANRYKLGREVNNDYQNVVALNEDVLNLHLKREPRFYANVAADRCYWQRGPAANKNMLVQAYRGEAFGIHESFLLYSQPQNLCGYYVKKFSRSEVQTYQYTSNTGSLGDCRWPMIRLAELYLIQAEAWNEYLSKPDDKVYEPLNKVRRRAGIPDVEVAWKEFSTQPQKIESKEGMREIIQQENFVEFAFEGHRFWDLRRWKLAHLELNDKILGWNVLGENARTFYNNFEGPVVVWDKTKFVAPRDYLFPIKAEEAMIAGYVQNPGW; encoded by the coding sequence ATGAGAAAATATTTTATATCTGTTATTATAATTGTTGCATTGTCTTTTATGGCTTGTGGCGATTATCTGGATCAGGTGCCGGAAAAGGATGTGGAGACATTTGAATCCATTTTCGAACGTAGAGCGAGTGCTGATATTTGGTTAACGCAAGCTACGGAGTTTATGGCTGGTGTTTCTTTTTCGGGGTTTGGTAGTAATGCGGGAGTTGTGGGGGCGGATGAGTTTGTTACCGGAAATTATATTCGCGATAACAATACGGCTAAATTATTTAATATTGCGGACGGTCTGCAAATGAGTCAGGATCCGTTAGGTAATATCTGGACAACAACTTATTATTCGATTCGGATGTTGAACACGTTTATTTCTAATATTGATAACGTGTACGATTTGACGGCAGCAGAGAAGAGAAATTGGAAAGCCGAGGCAATTGCAGTGAAAGCTTTTTATTATTTTGAATTGGTGAGACGTTACGGACCCATTGTATTAGTGCCGAAAAATATTGATGTGAATGCAGATTTGGCAGAAATGCAGATTCCTCGTTCACATGTGGATACTTGTTTTAACGAGATTGTTCGTTTGTTGGATGAAGCGATTCCGGATTTGTTATATGGTAAAGAAAGGTTGATTTCTCATAAACTCTTCTTGAGTAAGGAAGGAGCGATGGCATTGAAAGCTCGCGTGTTACTTTATCAAGCATCCCCTCTTTTCAACGGGAATGAGTATTACGTGAATTTTAAGGGGAAAAAGGGAGAATCTTTGTTTAGTGCTGAATATGATCCTGAAAAATGGAAACGGGCAGCCGAAGCTGCAGATGCCGCTGTGGAGATGTGTGAAAGCCAGGGATATAAATTAAAGACAGGTGAAGGAAATAAGGCAACCAAGTTGTTAAATCAGATGCGAGATATTGAAATGTCAATTTGGGAACCGAATTACGAGGGAGAGGAGGCTATTTTCTTGACCGGAAATGCAAATATAATGAATTCTTATGTCATGTTTACATTACCTCTTTTCCCCGAAGGTCATTCTGATCGATATGCGCTGTTGACCGGGTGTGTGGCTCCGAGTATGAAGATGGTTGAAATGTTTTATACCAAAAATGGTCTTCCTTTGAACGTGGATAAGGAATGGGATTATGCAAATCGTTACAAATTGGGACGGGAAGTGAACAATGATTACCAGAATGTTGTGGCTTTGAACGAGGATGTTTTGAATCTTCATCTTAAACGGGAACCCCGTTTCTATGCCAATGTGGCAGCTGATCGCTGTTATTGGCAACGCGGTCCCGCCGCGAACAAAAATATGCTTGTGCAGGCTTATCGGGGAGAGGCATTTGGAATCCACGAATCTTTTCTGCTGTATTCTCAACCACAAAATTTGTGTGGCTATTACGTGAAGAAATTCTCTCGTTCGGAGGTACAGACTTATCAATATACGAGTAATACCGGTAGTTTGGGAGATTGTCGGTGGCCAATGATCCGTTTGGCAGAACTTTATTTGATTCAGGCTGAGGCGTGGAATGAGTATTTGAGCAAACCGGATGATAAGGTGTATGAACCTTTAAATAAAGTACGCAGGCGTGCCGGTATTCCCGACGTGGAAGTTGCTTGGAAAGAATTTTCTACTCAACCGCAAAAGATAGAGTCAAAAGAAGGAATGAGAGAGATTATTCAGCAGGAAAATTTTGTGGAATTTGCTTTTGAAGGTCATCGCTTTTGGGATTTGCGACGTTGGAAATTGGCTCACTTGGAGTTGAATGATAAAATTTTGGGATGGAATGTTTTGGGAGAGAATGCCCGTACGTTTTATAATAATTTCGAAGGACCGGTGGTTGTATGGGATAAGACGAAGTTCGTGGCTCCGCGAGATTATCTCTTCCCGATAAAGGCGGAAGAGGCTATGATTGCCGGGTATGTGCAGAATCCCGGATGGTAA
- a CDS encoding DUF4959 domain-containing protein, with product MKNTILILLLIFGLFACEDNDSYFDASIPQENVRFKAIPGGAVMHYTLPENTDIFAVKAEYEDYKGKKMIKIASYAYDSLVLDGFNEARNNVPVRVSLLNQSNEASKAMEFTFNTQDSGPVAFFNDIEVLPYWDGFQVKYKVPGAATGLCNVFFIGTNPMTRELDTLLLETFAIEAGENVKYFSLAQKRDVNTVVVKTEDFRGNVAMQKVYEGVASYNVGKLDPSNFEWLDPFSLSVENDNQGFMVGWKYLFDGDVKGSRKLAFQESWGTAMPPANMYSFVTVPYAVNKPDAPKYFILDIKEPKQVSSIRMYGMLNLNSLTKPSVFVTCYGTMLPNEVTIYASNNKDDNTSWVKVGNFYQSLTAAVPWIQRAGDVDGSTKIKTTSELEAVEPCYLTVNFSVDNPPYRYFKVEFNSVFKEIPNQYYKNTTERVTLHEVEVYGK from the coding sequence ATGAAAAATACAATTTTGATATTATTGTTGATATTCGGATTGTTTGCCTGTGAGGACAACGATTCCTACTTTGATGCTTCGATCCCCCAGGAAAATGTTCGGTTCAAGGCCATTCCGGGAGGGGCTGTTATGCATTACACCTTACCTGAAAATACGGATATTTTTGCCGTTAAGGCAGAGTATGAAGATTACAAGGGAAAGAAAATGATCAAGATTGCCTCTTATGCTTATGATTCACTCGTGCTTGACGGGTTTAATGAAGCTCGAAATAACGTGCCGGTGCGGGTGTCATTGTTGAATCAAAGTAACGAGGCATCGAAAGCGATGGAGTTTACTTTCAATACACAGGATTCTGGTCCAGTGGCTTTCTTTAACGATATAGAGGTGTTACCTTATTGGGATGGATTTCAGGTAAAATATAAGGTCCCCGGAGCTGCTACCGGACTTTGTAACGTGTTTTTTATCGGAACGAATCCCATGACTCGGGAGCTGGATACTCTTTTATTGGAAACTTTCGCTATTGAGGCCGGGGAGAATGTGAAATATTTTTCTTTAGCTCAAAAAAGGGACGTGAATACTGTTGTCGTGAAAACGGAAGATTTTAGGGGGAATGTGGCCATGCAGAAAGTATACGAGGGAGTTGCTTCATATAACGTGGGGAAATTGGATCCATCGAATTTCGAGTGGCTGGATCCGTTCTCTTTGTCCGTGGAGAACGATAATCAAGGATTTATGGTCGGTTGGAAGTATCTTTTTGATGGTGATGTAAAAGGTTCTCGGAAATTGGCTTTTCAAGAATCTTGGGGTACAGCAATGCCTCCGGCGAATATGTATTCTTTTGTAACTGTTCCCTACGCGGTGAATAAGCCGGATGCCCCGAAATATTTTATTTTGGATATCAAGGAACCCAAGCAAGTTTCTAGTATTAGGATGTATGGAATGTTAAATCTGAATAGCCTGACAAAACCCTCTGTTTTCGTAACGTGTTACGGTACGATGTTACCTAATGAGGTGACAATATATGCATCTAATAATAAAGATGATAATACTTCTTGGGTCAAGGTGGGTAATTTTTATCAGTCGTTGACAGCGGCGGTTCCATGGATACAACGTGCCGGTGATGTTGATGGTTCCACGAAAATAAAGACAACAAGTGAACTTGAAGCCGTGGAACCATGCTACCTTACGGTTAATTTTTCTGTTGATAATCCTCCTTACAGGTATTTCAAGGTTGAATTTAACAGTGTTTTTAAAGAGATACCGAATCAATATTATAAAAATACCACGGAACGGGTGACTTTGCATGAGGTTGAAGTATACGGGAAATAA
- a CDS encoding DUF4998 domain-containing protein, producing the protein MKRIYIVIVLTAIFAGIFAGCEDQEDTWDDYAGNGRIRYTGKCTDVSLELGWESVVVSWKNTLDPNRENILIEWVGGEQTGDSLLTKDMESCTIKNLGNVTYTFRVYAMDKEGRRSLGAEAYGRPFSMAHEALNGFTPVVTKCFPLGGDKLVLYFDRWQNTLAEASLRYYKKSNPNELITLELTDTDSILKQRYYVVEDIDVNKDVAVERKGQLQELPGVDIVFTPLPLDVHQRIFNSDFVREIQTHYFIEELDENFINTVEVLEFDYDLSTLEDLLYFPNLKKVILGKNRYLYEAYKDAVKQSVLADTAASRFALEVLHELQGVEVERYNKHYFPNPLAVLKEQGHSKVPTTLNYLTATGITVSPSDQTGYNAHPEFLLDNNQATIWNPQQINTFRQHELLIDLGKVESVSGFKVVQDATNPISSPWDTKHNFRPSLLKVLVSKDLASWEGATFDEDNEIGNTAGEITLLRMKQPKEIRYVKITVSDQAYYANFGVILADFVAFSE; encoded by the coding sequence ATGAAGAGAATATATATAGTCATTGTTTTGACGGCAATATTTGCCGGAATCTTTGCCGGGTGTGAGGACCAGGAAGATACGTGGGATGATTATGCGGGTAATGGTCGGATTCGTTACACGGGAAAATGTACGGATGTTTCTTTGGAATTGGGATGGGAGAGTGTGGTTGTTTCTTGGAAAAATACGTTGGATCCGAATCGGGAAAATATCTTGATAGAGTGGGTTGGTGGAGAGCAGACCGGAGATTCGCTTTTGACGAAGGATATGGAAAGTTGCACGATTAAAAATTTAGGTAACGTGACATACACGTTTCGTGTGTATGCTATGGATAAAGAAGGGAGGCGTTCTTTGGGTGCCGAGGCTTATGGGCGGCCTTTTTCCATGGCACATGAAGCGTTGAATGGGTTTACCCCGGTTGTAACGAAATGTTTTCCTTTGGGAGGGGATAAACTGGTTCTCTATTTTGATCGCTGGCAAAATACTTTAGCGGAAGCAAGTCTTCGGTATTACAAAAAATCGAATCCGAACGAACTGATTACTTTGGAATTAACAGATACGGATAGTATCCTGAAACAAAGGTATTACGTGGTGGAGGATATTGATGTAAACAAGGATGTAGCAGTGGAACGGAAAGGTCAATTACAAGAACTTCCCGGTGTGGATATTGTTTTTACCCCCCTGCCGTTGGATGTACATCAGCGAATATTTAATAGTGATTTTGTTCGGGAGATTCAAACTCATTACTTTATTGAAGAACTGGATGAGAATTTTATTAACACAGTAGAGGTGTTAGAGTTTGATTATGATTTGTCTACATTGGAAGACTTGTTGTATTTCCCGAATTTGAAAAAAGTGATATTAGGAAAGAATCGATACTTGTATGAGGCATATAAAGATGCCGTTAAGCAGAGTGTGTTAGCGGACACGGCGGCTAGTCGATTCGCCTTAGAGGTACTCCATGAATTGCAAGGAGTGGAAGTGGAGAGATATAACAAGCATTATTTCCCGAATCCATTGGCAGTGCTGAAAGAACAAGGACATTCTAAGGTCCCTACTACATTAAATTATCTGACGGCCACGGGAATAACGGTTTCGCCTTCCGATCAAACCGGGTATAATGCTCATCCTGAATTTTTATTAGATAATAATCAAGCGACGATATGGAATCCTCAGCAGATAAATACTTTCCGACAACATGAATTGCTTATCGATTTAGGTAAAGTGGAGTCCGTGTCCGGCTTTAAAGTGGTGCAAGATGCCACGAACCCGATTAGTAGTCCATGGGACACGAAACATAATTTCCGTCCGAGCTTGCTAAAAGTGTTAGTGTCAAAAGATCTAGCATCTTGGGAAGGGGCTACTTTTGATGAGGATAATGAGATCGGGAATACGGCAGGAGAGATCACGTTACTTCGTATGAAACAGCCTAAAGAAATCAGGTATGTCAAAATAACCGTGAGTGATCAGGCTTATTATGCGAATTTTGGTGTGATCTTGGCTGATTTTGTTGCCTTTAGTGAATGA
- a CDS encoding redoxin family protein, whose translation MKRIMLFIACMALLGLCNAQRGYRITGNLGQLQQDTFYLVVPNLNGTVNVLGVSILKEGNLEFAGQVPEPVMATIMTSDRQGMIPLMLENTDYSVQIGTESIEVKGGVEQAVFNQFNTLQREAKKQQQKLQSDMKTAYEDANQMRVQALSGQAQKFMQDMQKRQTEIVKENANTSTAAYIVLTCGLQAPVEQLQELYNLLGERAKNSVYGRIIAAQLSELGRVAIDKVAPDFTVNSPEGKPISLHGIKAKAKLVDFWASWCGPCRAENPNVIRLYKRYRDKGLEVLGVSLDDDKSKWVQAIMEDGLPWLNGSDLKGQASEVARVYGVRSIPFTLLLDEDNRIVAKNLRGKELAKKIEELLKSK comes from the coding sequence ATGAAAAGAATCATGTTATTTATTGCTTGCATGGCCCTTTTGGGGCTATGCAATGCTCAAAGAGGTTACCGGATTACGGGTAATTTGGGGCAACTACAGCAGGATACTTTTTATTTGGTCGTTCCCAATCTGAACGGGACTGTAAATGTGTTGGGCGTATCGATACTCAAGGAGGGGAATCTTGAGTTTGCAGGACAAGTTCCAGAACCCGTGATGGCAACGATCATGACATCTGATCGGCAGGGAATGATCCCGTTAATGTTGGAAAATACCGATTATTCTGTACAGATTGGAACAGAGTCTATTGAAGTGAAGGGTGGAGTAGAACAGGCTGTTTTTAATCAGTTTAATACCTTACAGAGGGAAGCTAAAAAGCAACAGCAAAAGTTACAATCTGATATGAAGACTGCCTACGAGGATGCAAACCAGATGCGGGTTCAGGCTCTTTCCGGACAGGCACAAAAGTTTATGCAGGATATGCAAAAACGTCAAACAGAGATCGTGAAAGAGAATGCGAATACCAGTACCGCCGCATATATCGTATTGACTTGTGGTTTACAGGCTCCTGTTGAACAGTTGCAGGAATTGTATAACTTATTGGGCGAACGAGCCAAGAATTCTGTGTATGGGAGAATTATTGCTGCCCAGTTGTCGGAACTCGGACGTGTGGCTATTGATAAAGTGGCACCGGATTTTACGGTGAATAGTCCGGAAGGGAAACCGATTTCGTTGCATGGAATTAAAGCTAAGGCGAAGTTAGTGGACTTTTGGGCATCATGGTGCGGTCCCTGTCGGGCAGAAAATCCTAACGTGATCCGGTTGTACAAAAGGTATCGTGATAAAGGCCTGGAAGTGTTGGGGGTATCTTTGGATGACGACAAATCTAAGTGGGTGCAGGCGATCATGGAGGATGGGTTGCCTTGGTTGAACGGTTCCGATTTGAAAGGACAGGCTTCGGAGGTGGCTCGAGTATATGGTGTACGGAGTATCCCTTTCACGTTATTATTGGACGAGGACAATCGAATTGTAGCTAAGAATCTTCGGGGGAAAGAGTTGGCGAAAAAGATAGAGGAACTACTAAAATCTAAATAA
- a CDS encoding retropepsin-like aspartic protease, whose protein sequence is MGNRMSVKNLGWRSKKCNKSVLSFLIVVLCPLLLEAASATRDSAVISSILNYRDSHGVPVVSVSINGRGYSFLFDTGAGMTCISDKVVSEVGLSLRLTSNYIVGMDGNVSYATIPSLVFGSVKADSLEAIVLPGNNLSLRTLGIDGIIGTNVLTNFVVTFDAKTKTITLGEAVIEEEENWIPMKLWDGLPLLTLKLRGKEELYDVPGVFDSGSSMGAFGLPSVKGFEEWTAAGLIDSVEEGQGTTTLMLGGRVGMDKLYRGKLQECHIGSGVFSGIPVYTGGIDYLLLCFKITDLGKLTLDYPNKRFSFTAYEDATVWEGDRRPVTTAAINGELKITAVWGKEALEKLAPGYTVIAFDGKPTNKIPIGIPNIDLFIGMIKAKTVTVRDAEGKEQVLPATLFLTE, encoded by the coding sequence ATGGGAAATAGGATGTCGGTAAAGAACTTAGGTTGGAGAAGTAAAAAATGTAATAAATCTGTATTGTCATTTTTAATAGTGGTTTTATGCCCTTTGTTACTTGAGGCTGCGTCTGCTACGAGGGATAGTGCTGTGATCTCCTCGATCTTGAATTACAGAGATTCTCATGGTGTACCTGTTGTCAGCGTGTCCATAAATGGTAGAGGATATTCTTTCCTGTTTGACACAGGGGCGGGAATGACCTGTATTTCGGATAAGGTGGTTAGCGAGGTGGGATTGTCTCTCCGTTTGACGAGTAACTATATCGTGGGGATGGATGGGAATGTGTCTTATGCCACGATTCCTTCGCTTGTTTTCGGTAGTGTGAAAGCGGATAGTCTTGAAGCCATTGTGTTGCCCGGGAATAATCTTAGTTTGAGGACACTCGGTATTGATGGAATTATCGGGACTAACGTACTTACGAATTTTGTCGTAACATTTGATGCGAAGACAAAAACGATAACGTTAGGGGAAGCAGTTATCGAGGAGGAAGAGAATTGGATTCCGATGAAATTGTGGGATGGACTTCCCCTACTAACGCTTAAATTGCGTGGAAAGGAAGAGTTGTATGATGTCCCGGGAGTGTTTGATAGTGGAAGTAGTATGGGAGCTTTCGGCTTGCCTTCGGTGAAAGGTTTTGAGGAGTGGACTGCTGCCGGACTTATTGATAGCGTGGAAGAGGGGCAGGGGACCACCACGCTTATGCTTGGCGGTAGAGTGGGGATGGATAAATTATATCGAGGTAAATTGCAAGAATGTCATATCGGGAGTGGAGTTTTTTCCGGAATCCCGGTATACACGGGAGGAATCGACTATCTGTTACTTTGTTTCAAAATCACGGATCTCGGCAAGCTAACACTGGATTATCCGAACAAACGTTTCAGTTTTACTGCTTACGAGGATGCTACCGTTTGGGAAGGGGATCGACGTCCCGTGACCACGGCAGCGATTAACGGGGAACTCAAGATTACGGCCGTGTGGGGAAAGGAGGCCCTTGAAAAGCTTGCACCCGGTTACACGGTGATCGCTTTTGATGGCAAACCGACAAATAAAATACCCATCGGGATTCCCAATATTGACCTGTTTATCGGGATGATTAAGGCCAAAACGGTGACGGTGCGAGATGCGGAGGGAAAGGAACAAGTATTACCTGCGACCTTATTTTTGACAGAATAA
- a CDS encoding RNA polymerase sigma factor — MEVCRNDDDLGFLLMRFNQRDTSAFATIYMDFFTELHVYANRLYCNTSESAADAVQEAFCYLWERHDVIFDSLTKIKAFLFVAIKNRYKNHVNHLGVRQKYKDAMERETSFVEDVLDSELATSLLEYVEYIPDPEGKVMKLYLAGLDAEEIADHMKLSIRTVYNAKSRAVGMLKKFFSLGNR, encoded by the coding sequence ATGGAAGTCTGCCGGAATGATGACGATCTAGGTTTTTTGTTAATGCGTTTTAATCAACGTGATACTTCTGCATTTGCAACGATTTATATGGATTTTTTTACAGAACTTCATGTTTATGCTAATCGCTTATACTGTAATACATCTGAATCGGCAGCAGATGCCGTACAAGAGGCGTTTTGTTATTTGTGGGAAAGGCATGATGTAATTTTTGACAGTTTGACGAAGATAAAAGCATTTTTATTCGTTGCAATAAAGAATCGGTATAAGAATCACGTGAATCATTTGGGTGTGAGGCAGAAATATAAAGATGCGATGGAACGGGAAACTTCTTTTGTAGAGGATGTTTTAGATAGTGAGCTGGCAACCTCTTTGTTAGAATATGTGGAGTATATTCCGGATCCAGAGGGGAAAGTAATGAAACTTTATTTGGCAGGGTTAGATGCAGAGGAAATAGCGGATCATATGAAATTGAGCATTCGGACTGTTTATAATGCGAAATCAAGAGCTGTCGGTATGTTGAAAAAGTTCTTTTCATTGGGGAATCGATAA
- a CDS encoding nitrilase-related carbon-nitrogen hydrolase, translating to MKVFYVTLYLLFVLSLTAKAQDSVKVALVQAHLAWGDVDANLRDFDKRVRSCKGCDMIVFPELFTSGCEMKKRDKEEAVCSKDGVASYYPLVIKRMRKWAKRSGALVVGSTIYKEEGKYYNRLLAVYPDGKYEYYDKHNCFKKGSFSPGDRHLALEWKGIRFSTYICYDLRFPEWSRNHGEYDVAIYIANWPESRRDDWNRLLRERAIENEAYVIAVNCAGADLTGLMYRGESCVIAPDGEVRAKCRDYRDDIVVYKVMK from the coding sequence ATGAAGGTATTTTATGTTACGTTGTATTTGTTATTCGTGTTGTCTTTGACAGCGAAAGCACAGGATTCGGTAAAGGTGGCTTTGGTACAGGCACATTTGGCATGGGGTGATGTGGATGCCAATTTGCGGGATTTTGATAAGCGTGTGCGTTCGTGTAAGGGATGTGACATGATCGTGTTCCCGGAGCTTTTCACTTCCGGGTGTGAAATGAAGAAGCGAGATAAAGAGGAAGCGGTATGTTCAAAAGATGGGGTGGCTTCTTATTATCCGTTAGTGATCAAACGGATGAGGAAATGGGCGAAACGTTCGGGGGCGTTGGTTGTCGGTTCTACGATTTATAAAGAGGAGGGGAAATATTATAACCGGTTATTGGCTGTTTATCCGGATGGGAAATACGAGTATTACGATAAACACAATTGTTTTAAAAAAGGTAGCTTCTCACCCGGAGACCGTCATCTGGCGTTGGAATGGAAAGGGATACGCTTCTCGACTTATATTTGTTATGACTTGCGCTTCCCGGAGTGGAGTCGGAATCATGGAGAGTATGATGTTGCAATTTATATTGCAAATTGGCCGGAATCCCGACGAGACGACTGGAATCGACTTTTGCGGGAACGAGCTATCGAGAATGAGGCGTATGTCATTGCCGTTAATTGTGCCGGAGCGGATTTAACGGGACTTATGTATCGAGGGGAGAGTTGCGTGATCGCTCCGGACGGGGAGGTAAGGGCGAAGTGCAGAGATTATAGGGATGACATCGTGGTTTATAAGGTCATGAAGTAG
- the lepA gene encoding translation elongation factor 4 has protein sequence MKNIRNFCIIAHIDHGKSTLADRLLETTGTVVGKDLQAQVLDDMDLERERGITIKSHAIQMDYHYKGEKYVLNLIDTPGHVDFSYEVSRSIAACEGALLIVDATQGIQAQTISNLYLAIDNNLEIIPVLNKMDMPNAMPEEVKDQIEELIGCDRDDIIEASGKTGLGVDKILEAVVKRIPAPTGDPDAPLQALVFDSEFNSFRGIITYCRIMNGSLKKGDIVKFVSTGKEYDADEIGVLRLEQEPRNELKTGDVGYIISGIKTSSEVKVGDTITHVERPCSAAIEGFEEVKPMVFAGIYPIDSEDYEDLRTSIEKLQLNDASLTFEPESSAALGFGFRCGFLGMLHMEIVQERLDREFDMNVITTVPNVMYIAHTTKGEVFEMHNPSDMPAPTVLDYIEEPYIKAQIITPTDYIGQIMTLCLGKRGVLIKQHYLTGNRIELNYEMPLAEIVFDFYDKLKSITKGYASFDYFQIGYRRANLVKLDILLNGESVDALSALIHFDNAYSFGKRICEKLKELIPRQQFDIAIQAAIGAKIISRETIKAVRKDVTAKCYGGDISRKRKLLEKQKKGKKRMKQIGNVEVPQKAFLAVLKLD, from the coding sequence ATGAAGAACATTAGGAATTTCTGTATAATCGCACATATTGACCACGGTAAGAGTACACTTGCTGACCGTTTACTGGAAACGACCGGAACTGTAGTAGGGAAAGATTTACAAGCACAGGTGCTTGACGATATGGATCTGGAACGAGAGCGAGGTATCACCATCAAGAGCCACGCAATACAGATGGATTATCATTACAAGGGAGAGAAATATGTTCTAAACCTGATAGATACCCCGGGACACGTGGACTTCTCGTACGAGGTATCACGTTCCATTGCAGCCTGCGAGGGTGCGCTACTGATTGTCGATGCCACGCAGGGAATTCAGGCACAAACCATCTCGAACCTTTATCTTGCCATTGACAACAACCTGGAGATCATTCCCGTCTTGAACAAGATGGATATGCCCAATGCCATGCCGGAGGAAGTGAAAGACCAGATTGAAGAACTGATCGGATGCGACCGGGACGATATTATTGAAGCCAGTGGAAAAACCGGATTGGGTGTAGATAAAATACTGGAAGCGGTTGTGAAACGGATTCCCGCACCCACGGGTGATCCCGACGCTCCTCTTCAGGCTTTGGTGTTCGACTCGGAATTCAACTCTTTCCGCGGAATTATCACCTATTGCCGTATCATGAACGGTAGCTTGAAAAAAGGTGATATCGTGAAATTCGTGAGCACGGGCAAAGAATACGATGCAGATGAAATTGGTGTATTACGCCTAGAACAAGAACCTCGTAATGAACTCAAAACGGGGGATGTAGGATACATTATTTCCGGTATCAAAACCTCATCCGAGGTAAAAGTCGGGGATACCATCACGCACGTGGAACGTCCATGCTCCGCTGCCATTGAGGGTTTCGAGGAAGTAAAACCCATGGTCTTTGCCGGAATTTACCCGATTGACTCGGAGGATTACGAAGATCTGCGTACTTCAATCGAAAAACTACAGCTAAACGACGCTTCCCTAACCTTCGAGCCTGAATCCTCAGCCGCACTTGGATTTGGATTCCGCTGCGGGTTCCTCGGAATGCTCCATATGGAAATTGTACAGGAACGTCTGGACCGGGAGTTCGACATGAACGTGATCACCACGGTCCCCAATGTTATGTACATTGCCCACACCACGAAAGGTGAAGTTTTCGAAATGCACAACCCCTCCGATATGCCTGCCCCCACCGTGCTGGACTATATCGAGGAGCCTTATATAAAAGCACAAATCATCACGCCCACCGACTACATCGGGCAAATTATGACTCTTTGTCTCGGCAAGCGAGGCGTGTTGATAAAGCAACACTACCTGACAGGAAACCGGATCGAGTTGAACTACGAGATGCCACTGGCTGAAATCGTGTTTGACTTCTACGACAAGCTGAAGAGTATCACAAAAGGCTATGCCTCTTTCGACTATTTTCAAATTGGCTATCGTAGGGCCAACCTCGTGAAATTGGATATACTGCTGAATGGTGAATCCGTGGACGCCCTGTCTGCCTTGATCCACTTTGATAACGCTTATTCCTTCGGGAAACGCATTTGCGAGAAGTTGAAAGAACTGATTCCCCGTCAGCAATTCGATATTGCGATTCAAGCTGCAATCGGTGCGAAGATTATTTCCCGCGAAACCATCAAGGCTGTTCGCAAGGATGTGACTGCGAAATGTTACGGTGGTGATATCTCCCGTAAACGTAAACTATTGGAAAAACAGAAAAAAGGAAAGAAACGAATGAAACAAATCGGTAACGTCGAAGTTCCACAGAAGGCGTTCCTTGCGGTGCTGAAATTGGACTAA